In Gossypium arboreum isolate Shixiya-1 chromosome 5, ASM2569848v2, whole genome shotgun sequence, a single genomic region encodes these proteins:
- the LOC108451614 gene encoding uncharacterized protein LOC108451614 isoform X2: protein MTSVEERRIVIRNSHGENLVGILLETGSKDLVIICHGFQSKKERIPMVTLATTLGREGISAFRFDFAGNGESEGSFMYGNYRREAEDLRAVVRHFRKNQRLITAIVGHSKGGNVVLLYSSKYNDVPTVINISGRFHLEKGMEGRLGKDFLQRIKQNGFIDVKNREGQFEYRVTQESLMDRLTTDIRAACLSIDQNCRVLTIHGSMDKIVPAKDALEFARFIRNHKLHIIEGADHEYTAHQDELATVVLDFVKAVREDRNSAERLQSCERAVNFIKARI, encoded by the exons ATGACTTCAG TAGAAGAGCGGAGAATTGTAATCCGAAACAGTCATGGGGAGAACCTTGTTGGAATTTTACTCGAAACTGGTTCTAAGGATCTTGTCATCATTTGCCACGGTTTTCAATCCAAAAAG GAACGAATACCCATGGTGACTCTTGCCACTACTTTGGGAAGAGAGGGAATCAGTGCTTTCCGCTTTGACTTTGCTGGGAACGG GGAAAGTGAAGGTTCCTTTATGTATGGTAACTACCGCAGAGAAGCCGAAGATTTACGAGCTGTCGTCCGACATTTTCGCAAGAACCAACGTCTAATAACTGCAATTGTTGGCCACAGTAAAG GGGGGAATGTGGTGCTTCTCTATTCTTCAAAGTACAATGATGTACCCACCGTCATCAATATTTCCGGCCGGTtccatttggagaaaggcatggAAGGTCGATTGGGTAAAGATTTTTTACAAAGAATCAAGCAGAATGGGTTTATTGATGTTAAGAATAGAGAAG GACAGTTTGAATATCGTGTAACTCAAGAAAGTTTGATGGACCGATTAACCACCGACATTCGTGCAGCATGTCTATCGATTGATCAAAATTGCAG GGTATTAACCATTCATGGGTCCATGGATAAAATTGTACCAGCCAAAGATGCCCTGGAATTTGCCAGGTTTATACGAAATCACAAGCTGCACATAATTGAAGGAGCTGATCATGAGTATACTGCACACCAGGATGAGTTAGCTACAGTTGTGCTCGATTTTGTAAAGGCAGTTCGTGAAGACAGAAACTCCGCTGAACGTCTGCAATCATGCGAGAGAGCAGTTAATTTCATCAAAGCTCGAATCTGA
- the LOC108464025 gene encoding cytochrome P450 711A1, which yields MALVHETIQSSVGAEGFWSYYPYGTTVSIIITVLAMVLGYLYGPYWKVRRVPGPPTIPLVGHLPLMAKYGPDVFSVLAKQYGPIFRFHMGRQPLIIVADAELCKEVGIKKFKDIPNRSIPSPIAASPLHQKGLFFTRDARWSTMRNTILSVYQPSHLASLVPTMQNYIESATENLHSSKQDIIFSNLSLKLATDVIGQAAFGVNFGLTKPQSINESIRTVDKQGSQDDEVSDFINQHIYSTTQLKMDLSGSLSIILGLLVPILQEPFRQILKRIPGTMDWKVERTNKKLSGKLDEIVSNRMKDKNRGSKDFLSQILSARESENVAKNVFTPDYISAVTYEHLLAGSATTSFTLSSIVYLVAGHPEVEKKLVAEIDGFGPHDQVPTAYDLQHKFPYLDQVIKEAMRFYIVSPLVARETSKEVEIGGYLLPKGTWVWLAVGVLAKDPKNFPNPDKFIPERFDPNCEEEKQRHPYALIPFGIGPRACVGRKFSLQEIKLSLIHIYRKYTFQHSSTMENPLELEYGIVLNFKHGVKLTVTKRT from the exons ATGGCTCTCGTTCATGAAACTATTCAAAGTTCAGTTGGTGCAGAAGGATTCTGGTCCTACTACCCTTATGGAACTACGGTGTCGATAATCATCACAGTGTTAGCTATGGTATTGGGGTATTTGTATGGTCCATATTGGAAGGTGAGAAGGGTGCCCGGTCCACCAACTATACCACTGGTAGGACACCTGCCCTTGATGGCCAAGTACGGCCCTGATGTGTTTTCAGTCCTTGCTAAACAATACGGTCCTATTTTCAG GTTTCATATGGGTAGACAACCCTTGATAATCGTTGCAGATGCAGAGCTTTGTAAAGAAGTTGGAATAAAGAAATTCAAGGACATTCCAAATAGAAGCATTCCTTCACCTATTGCTGCCTCCCCACTTCATCAAAAGGGTCTTTTTTTCACCAG GGATGCAAGATGGTCCACCATGAGAAACACAATATTATCTGTCTATCAACCATCACACTTGGCTAGCCTAGTTCCCACCATGCAAAATTACATTGAATCAGCTACTGAAAATCTCCATTCATCTAAACAAGACATTATTTTTTCTAACCTTTCACTCAAATTGGCGACTGATGTAATTGGACAAGCTGCTTTTGGGGTTAACTTTGGTCTCACTAAGCCACAATCGATCAATGAATCAATCAGGACCGTGGATAAACAAGGCAGTCAAGATGATGAAGTCTCTGACTTCATCAATCAACATATCTACTCCACAACACAACTTAAGATGGACTTGTCAGGTTCTCTGTCGATTATATTAGGTTTACTTGTTCCCATATTACAAGAGCCTTTCAGGCAGATTTTGAAACGAATACCAGGAACCATGGACTGGAAAGTTGAGAGGACTAACAAGAAATTGAGTGGCAAGCTTGATGAGATTGTGTCAAACAGAATGAAAGACAAGAACCGAGGTTCAAAGGACTTCTTGTCTCAAATATTGAGTGCAAGGGAATCAGAGAATGTGGCCAAGAATGTTTTCACTCCTGACTATATCAGTGCAGTTACTTATGAACACCTCCTTGCTGGTTCAGCAACTACATCCTTTACATTGTCATCGATTGTTTATTTAGTTGCTGGACATCCAGAGGTTGAGAAAAAGTTGGTCGCAGAGATTGATGGGTTTGGTCCACATGACCAGGTGCCAACTGCTTATGACCTCCAGCATAAATTTCCTTATCTTGATCAG GTGATCAAAGAAGCTATGAGGTTCTACATAGTTTCTCCATTAGTTGCAAGAGAAACATCAAAAGAAGTGGAGATAGGAGGTTACCTTCTGCCTAAG GGAACTTGGGTGTGGTTAGCAGTTGGGGTCTTAGCAAAAGATCCAAAGAATTTCCCAAACCCAGATAAGTTTATACCAGAACGGTTTGATCCAAACTGTGAAGAAGAAAAACAAAGGCACCCGTATGCTCTCATACCCTTTGGAATTGGGCCACGGGCATGCGTCGGCCGGAAGTTCTCTTTACAGGAAATCAAACTTTCCTTGATACATATATATCGGAAATATACATTTCAACATTCTTCAACCATGGAAAATCCTTTGGAGCTTGAATATGGCATAGTTCTCAACTTCAAACACGGTGTAAAACTCACTGTCACAAAAAGAACATGA
- the LOC108483907 gene encoding glutaredoxin-C6-like, whose product MQRLRSWSSDVVQLDLSPLPPPQPPPSSSNNTPMSTTAISGAGFSIDEEEPTEARIRRLISEHPVIIFSRSSCCMCHVMKKLLATIGVHPTVIELDDHEIASLPPPPAHDSLSSRSPAPAVFIGGTCVGGLESLVALHLSGHLVRKLVEVGALWV is encoded by the coding sequence ATGCAAAGGTTAAGGAGCTGGTCGAGTGACGTTGTGCAGCTTGATCTAAGTCCACTGCCACCACCACAACCTCCTCCTTCTTCCTCAAACAACACCCCCATGAGCACCACGGCCATCAGCGGCGCCGGCTTTTCCATAGACGAGGAGGAGCCAACGGAGGCACGAATCAGGAGGTTGATATCGGAGCACCCAGTCATCATCTTCAGCCGCTCCTCCTGTTGCATGTGCCATGTGATGAAAAAACTCTTAGCCACCATCGGGGTTCACCCAACTGTCATCGAACTCGATGACCATGAGATCGCTTCCCTCCCTCCGCCTCCTGCCCACGATAGCCTCTCCTCTCGGAGTCCTGCTCCCGCTGTCTTCATAGGCGGAACATGCGTCGGCGGTCTTGAATCCCTTGTGGCTCTCCACCTTAGTGGACACCTAGTCCGCAAGCTCGTCGAAGTTGGCGCTCTCTGGGTATGA
- the LOC108451614 gene encoding uncharacterized protein LOC108451614 isoform X1 produces MTSVEERRIVIRNSHGENLVGILLETGSKDLVIICHGFQSKKERIPMVTLATTLGREGISAFRFDFAGNGESEGSFMYGNYRREAEDLRAVVRHFRKNQRLITAIVGHSKGFLQGGMWCFSILQSTMMYPPSSIFPAGSIWRKAWKVDWVKIFYKESSRMGLLMLRIEKFEYRVTQESLMDRLTTDIRAACLSIDQNCRVLTIHGSMDKIVPAKDALEFARFIRNHKLHIIEGADHEYTAHQDELATVVLDFVKAVREDRNSAERLQSCERAVNFIKARI; encoded by the exons ATGACTTCAG TAGAAGAGCGGAGAATTGTAATCCGAAACAGTCATGGGGAGAACCTTGTTGGAATTTTACTCGAAACTGGTTCTAAGGATCTTGTCATCATTTGCCACGGTTTTCAATCCAAAAAG GAACGAATACCCATGGTGACTCTTGCCACTACTTTGGGAAGAGAGGGAATCAGTGCTTTCCGCTTTGACTTTGCTGGGAACGG GGAAAGTGAAGGTTCCTTTATGTATGGTAACTACCGCAGAGAAGCCGAAGATTTACGAGCTGTCGTCCGACATTTTCGCAAGAACCAACGTCTAATAACTGCAATTGTTGGCCACAGTAAAG GGTTCCTGCAGGGGGGAATGTGGTGCTTCTCTATTCTTCAAAGTACAATGATGTACCCACCGTCATCAATATTTCCGGCCGGTtccatttggagaaaggcatggAAGGTCGATTGGGTAAAGATTTTTTACAAAGAATCAAGCAGAATGGGTTTATTGATGTTAAGAATAGAGAAG TTTGAATATCGTGTAACTCAAGAAAGTTTGATGGACCGATTAACCACCGACATTCGTGCAGCATGTCTATCGATTGATCAAAATTGCAG GGTATTAACCATTCATGGGTCCATGGATAAAATTGTACCAGCCAAAGATGCCCTGGAATTTGCCAGGTTTATACGAAATCACAAGCTGCACATAATTGAAGGAGCTGATCATGAGTATACTGCACACCAGGATGAGTTAGCTACAGTTGTGCTCGATTTTGTAAAGGCAGTTCGTGAAGACAGAAACTCCGCTGAACGTCTGCAATCATGCGAGAGAGCAGTTAATTTCATCAAAGCTCGAATCTGA
- the LOC108464105 gene encoding IQ domain-containing protein IQM1-like — protein sequence MGVSLSLLLSAWKEILKLQVFSYAMEKVIVRSGEKDDSQFPIKEPKLEASDSFKHLAFDQGNANSVPSNDKANGIVIPVKPTIKLPKPVIMFSPRPLSELDAAATKLQKVYRGYRTRRNLADCAVVVEELWWKTLDSAALRRCSVSFYEIEKHETVISKWARAKTRAAKVGKGLSKDEKAQKLALQHWLEAIDPRHRYGHNLHFYYDVWSASKSSQPFFYWLDIGDGKELNLKKCPRTNLQRQCIKYLGPKEREAFEVIVENGKLVYKQSGMPIHTTEGSKWIFVLSTTRSLYVGKKKKGVFQHSSFLSGGATTAAGRLVASHGFLEAVWPYSGHYLPTEDNFKAFIIFLEEHNVDLTNVKRCAVDEGYTSNKVVGYESKHGVIKDTTETEKSRDSKTEEVDDEPANDECIRTDSLEVSIDSSAAQAFNMAKPLSCKWTSGIGPRIGCVREYPKELQSQALEQVNLSPRVTPGRFGTSVPIPSPRPSHKIRVSPTLAYMGLPSPRVSLLAAFTK from the exons ATGGGTGTTTCCCTTTCTTTGCTTTTATCAGCTTGGAAGGAAATCCTGAAACTtcaagtttttagttatgccatggAAAAGGTTATTGTAAGGTCTGGAGAGAAGGATGATTCTCAGTTTCCCATTAAAGAACCAAAGCTTGAAGCTTCCGATTCCTTCAAGCATTTAGCATTTGATCAAGGGAATGCAAATTCAGTTCCCTCAAATGATAAAGCCAATGGAATCGTTATACCAGTAAAACCCACTATAAAGCTCCCTAAACCAGTGATAATGTTTTCTCCAAGGCCCCTAAGTGAGCTCGATGCTGCTGCAACTAAGCTTCAAAAAGTCTATAGAGGCTATAGGACAAGGAGGAATCTTGCAGATTGTGCAGTTGTGGTTGAGGAGCTCTG GTGGAAGACCTTAGATTCTGCAGCACTAAGAAGGTGTTCTGTTTCATTCTATGAAATTGAGAAACATGAAACTGTCATATCAAAGTGGGCACGGGCTAAAACAAGGGCTGCCAAG GTTGGGAAGGGTTTGTCTAAGGATGAGAAGGCTCAAAAACTAGCCCTCCAACATTGGCTTGAAGCT ATTGACCCACGACATCGTTATGGACACAATTTACACTTCTACTATGATGTTTGGTCAGCAAGCAAGAGCAGTCAACCTTTCTTCTACTG GTTGGATATTGGCGATGGCAAAGAACTAAATCTCAAGAAGTGTCCAAGAACAAATCTACAAAGACAATGCATCAAATATCTTGGACCA AAAGAAAGGGAAGCATTTGAAGTGATTGTGGAAAATGGAAAGCTTGTTTACAAGCAATCTGGGATGCCTATTCACACCACTGAGGGTTCTAAGTGGATTTTTGTGCTTAGCACAACAAGATCCTTGTATGTTGGGAAAAAGAAGAAAGGGGTATTTCAGCACTCGAGTTTCCTTTCAGGAGGTGCTACAACAGCTGCTGGAAGATTGGTGGCTTCTCATGGTTTTCTTGAG GCTGTTTGGCCTTACAGTGGTCATTATCTACCAACTGAAGACAATTTCAAGGCATTCATTATTTTCCTTGAAGAACACAATGTGGATTTAACCAACGTTAAG AGATGTGCAGTAGATGAGGGCTACACCTCAAACAAAGTTGTCGGCTATGAGTCCAAGCATGGGGTAATTAAAGATACAACGGAAACAGAAAAATCGAGAGATTCAAAGACTGAAGAGGTCGATGATGAGCCCGCAAATGATGAATGCATCAGAACTGATAGTCTTGAAGTTAGCATTGACAGCAGTGCAGCACAAGCATTCAACATGGCCAAGCCTTTGTCTTGCAAGTGGACAAGTGGAATCGGTCCTCGAATTGGCTGTGTCAGAGAGTACCCAAAAGAACTGCAATCCCAAGCTCTGGAACAAGTTAACCTGTCTCCTAGAGTCACCCCTGGTCGCTTTGGAACCTCTGTTCCAATACCTTCACCACGACCGAGCCACAAAATTCGAGTCTCACCCACACTTGCATACATGGGACTCCCTAGCCCAAGGGTGTCACTTCTGGCTGCTTTCaccaaatga
- the LOC108454710 gene encoding mitochondrial carrier protein CoAc1-like, whose protein sequence is MNSPQGSTLTTNMAGLVDGSTAREEVSHIDCLPVYVKELIAGGGAGAFAKTTVAPLERIKILLQTRTDGFRSLGVYQSLRKVLKHEGVLGFYKGNGASVVRIIPYAALHFMTYERYRGWILDNYSFMGSGPIIDLLAGSASGGTAVICTYPLDLARTKLAYQVTDTRTNFRSGIRSLYPQPGYNGIRDVLTSVHREGGLRGLYRGVGPTLAGVLPYAGLKFYIYEVLKLHVPEEHQKSIAMHLSCGAVAGLFGQTFTYPLDVVRRQMQVESLQCSRIQGGTRYRNTLDGLTTIARNQGWRQLFAGLSINYIKMVPSVAVGFASYDMMKVWLHIPPRQKSQTVSS, encoded by the exons ATGAATTCTCCTCAAGGCTCCACATTGACGACAAATATGGCTGGGCTTGTTGATGGTTCAACAGCACGTGAAGAGGTTTCCCATATTGATTGTTTGCCCGTTTATGTCAAAGAGCTAATTGCTGGTGGTGGTGCTGGAGCTTTTGCTAAAACTACCGTTGCTCCTTTAGAACGGATTAAAATACTCTTGCAG ACAAGGACTGATGGTTTTCGGTCTCTTGGGGTGTATCAATCCTTAAGGAAGGTACTAAAGCATGAAGGTGTTCTTGGATTTTACAA AGGAAATGGAGCTAGTGTTGTTCGGATCATTCCATATGCAGCCTTACATTTCATGACTTATGAGCGTTATCGAGGTTGGATCTTAGATAACTATTCTTTCATGGGATCAGGACCTATTATAGATCTTTTAGCTGGTTCTGCATCTGGAGGAACTGCAGTAATATGCACTTATCCCTTGGACTTGGCTCGCACAAAACTTGCCTATCAG GTTACAGACACCAGAACAAATTTCAGGAGTGGTATAAGAAGTTTATACCCTCAACCTGGATACAATGGCATAAGAGATGTACTGACAAGTGTTCACAGGGAAGGGGGATTACGTGGATTATATCGGGGTGTAG GTCCAACACTCGCTGGCGTCCTCCCATATGCTGGTTTAAAGTTCTACATTTATGAGGTACTAAAGCTACATGTTCCTGAAGAGCACCAAAAGTCCATTGCAATGCATCTTTCTTGTGGAGCAGTGGCTGGGTTGTTTGGGCAGACCTTCACATACCCATTAGATGTTGTAAGGAGACAGATGCAG GTTGAAAGTCTTCAGTGTTCAAGAATTCAAGGTGGAACAAGATACAGAAACACGTTGGATGGGCTTACTACGATTGCACGTAATCAAGGATGGAGACAATTGTTCGCAGGCTTGAGCATTAATTATATAAAG ATGGTTCCTTCCGTGGCAGTTGGATTTGCATCATATGACATGATGAAAGTTTGGCTTCACATACCACCTCGACAGAAATCACAGACAGTATCTTCTTGA
- the LOC128293114 gene encoding uncharacterized protein LOC128293114 has translation MGVTATMAIITALCGFRRRRPPDSTPPRLSEKPDIQSELMEKTQEAIAIETDAKTGDNNSKQQMVIKELPPPPGMMMKDAHSCNNFTLKSDSTRKLGTTLSVKSISVNIRDKKARPKDEDSIWKKTIILGGKCKITDDDNDAVIFNGKHDTVLAYHPRTLSTISFSRTGSFKESDKTASRMN, from the coding sequence ATGGGCGTGACTGCAACAATGGCGATAATCACTGCTCTTTGCGGGTTTCGACGAAGACGACCACCTGATTCAACACCACCTCGTCTGTCAGAGAAACCAGATATACAATCAGAATTAATGGAAAAAACCCAAGAAGCAATAGCAATAGAAACAGATGCAAAAACTGGGGATAATAATTCAAAGCAACAAATGGTGATCAAGGAATTGCCTCCTCCGCCCGGGATGATGATGAAAGACGCTCATTCATGCAACAATTTCACGTTAAAGTCCGACTCCACACGAAAACTAGGCACAACCTTGAGCGTAAAAAGCATATCGGTGAATATTCGGGATAAAAAAGCTAGACCTAAAGATGAAGATTCGATATGGAAAAAGACGATTATATTAGGGGGGAAATGTAAAATAACAGATGATGATAATGATGCTGTTATCTTTAATGGCAAGCATGATACTGTATTAGCATACCATCCAAGGACTTTAAGTACCATATCATTTTCTAGAACTGGTTCCTTTAAGGAATCAGATAAGACAGCTTCAAGAATGAATTAA
- the LOC108488989 gene encoding probable ADP,ATP carrier protein At5g56450: MSKEEDGGLDNRGWLRSSSGAYKWLASFHHDLMAGAVMGSVVHTIVAPIERAKLLLQTQESNLAIVAGRRRKFKGMFDCIFRTVREEGTLSLWRGNGSSVLRYYPSVALNFSLKDLYRNILRNGCFQDGHVFSGASANFIAGAAAGCITLIIIYPLDIAHTRLAADIGRTDVRQFRGIYHFLSTMCKKDGIWGIYSGLPASLHGMIVHRGLYFGGFDTMKEILSEKSRNELALWKRWVLAQAVTTSAGLLSYPLDTVRRRMMMQSGLEKPMYHSTLDCWRTIYRTEGVTSFYRGVCNVFRSTGAAAILVLYDKVKKFMNWCGS, translated from the exons ATGAGCAAAGAAGAAGATGGTGGATTAGACAACAGGGGATGGTTAAGATCGTCGTCAGGGGCGTATAAATGGCTGGCGAGCTTCCACCATGATCTGATGGCGGGAGCGGTGATGGGTAGCGTGGTGCACACGATCGTGGCACCCATTGAGAGGGCAAAGTTATTGCTTCAAACCCAAGAGAGCAATTTGGCTATCGTAGCTGGTCGAAGAAGGAAATTCAAAGGGATGTTTGATTGTATCTTCCGGACGGTTAGAGAAGAAGGCACTCTTTCATTATGGAGAGGCAATGGGAGTAGTGTTCTTAGATATTACCCTTCTGTTGCTCTTAATTTCTCCCTCAAG GACCTGTACAGAAACATATTAAGAAATGGCTGTTTTCAAGATGGTCATGTATTTTCAGGAGCATCTGCCAACTTTATCGCCGGAGCCGCAGCTGGTTGCATAACATTGATCATAATATACCCTCTTGACATTGCCCATACACGTCTTGCTGCAGACATTGGGAGAACTGATGTTCGTCAGTTCCGAGGTATTTACCATTTCTTGAGTACTATGTGTAAAAAGGATGGAATCTGGGGAATTTACAGCGGTCTTCCCGCCTCTCTACATGGGATGATTGTTCATCGAGGTCTATATTTTGGAGGTTTTGATACAATGAAGGAAATTTTGTCCGAGAAATCCAGAAATGAATTGGCATTATGGAAACGGTGGGTGCTGGCCCAAGCTGTGACAACTTCTGCTGGATTGTTGTCGTATCCACTAGATACAGTTAGGAGGCGGATGATGATGCAATCTGGCTTGGAAAAACCAATGTACCATAGCACACTGGACTGCTGGAGAACGATTTATAGGACAGAAGGGGTGACTTCATTTTACCGTGGAGTGTGTAATGTTTTTAGGAGCACCGGTGCTGCGGCCATCTTGGTTCTATACGACAAGGTCAAGAAGTTCATGAATTGGTGTGGATCTTAG
- the LOC108482746 gene encoding protein indeterminate-domain 7-like, with the protein MMKGLVVDESISNLTSTSGEVSASTNQEPLSKKKRNLPGNPDPETEVIALSPKTLLATNRFICEICNKGFQRDQNLQLHRRGHNLPWKLKQRTKKEVVRKKVYVCPETTCVHHHPSRALGDLTGIKKHFCRKHGEKKWKCEKCSKRYAVQSDWKSHSKICGTREYRCDCGNLFSRRDSFITHRAFCDALAEETARAITAANQPGSSVSHINMTNLESQPLLHGYALHAPSLNRDQDQRFNARVEAAGPDSGPPSINLSSSPFLLGHPLLHDENPSQNPSSTTLLPFQAPPASPHTSATALLQKAAQMGVTLSKPLQSPVVSMQRPYYYHHQAHMCGSTTFATSRARGLSAREELGSKFTHSLSSFGNKAGVTPGFLEQVANATKSSAVAGAGAAAPSSLLHDMMTSLSCTSELEGSSSFEQSFNGTWITKRNSNNFQENYIDRRNFSETKESQSCRSDNHEGKGSGSSSNNIGGNDRLTRDFLGLKAFPHTDIPNLVGLNHHINSSSAYGQPNQHSETPWQG; encoded by the exons ATGATGAAAGGTTTGGTGGTGGATGAGAGTATTTCGAATTTGACTTCAACATCTGGTGAAGTAAGTGCTTCGACAAATCAAGAACCATTatcaaagaagaagagaaatctACCAGGCAACCCAg ACCCAGAGACTGAAGTCATAGCTTTGTCTCCCAAGACACTGCTTGCAACAAATAGATTTATATGTGAGATCTGTAACAAAGGGTTTCAAAGAGATCAGAATCTTCAGCTTCATAGAAGAGGACATAACTTGCCATGGAAACTAAAGCAAAGAACAAAGAAGGAAGTGGTGAGGAAGAAGGTATATGTATGTCCAGAGACAACATGCGTGCACCATCACCCATCTAGGGCTCTTGGTGACCTCACGGGAATCAAGAAGCACTTTTGCAGAAAACATGGGGAGAAGAAATGGAAGTGTGAGAAGTGTTCAAAGCGTTATGCTGTTCAATCTGACTGGAAATCTCATTCCAAAATTTGTGGCACCAGAGAGTATAGATGTGACTGTGGGAACCTTTTCTCCAG GAGGGACAGTTTCATCACTCACAGAGCGTTTTGCGATGCTTTAGCTGAAGAGACTGCAAGAGCAATTACAGCTGCAAACCAACCTGGTTCTTCTGTTTCACACATAAATATGACCAATCTAGAATCCCAACCCCTACTCCATGGCTATGCCCTCCATGCACCATCTTTGAATAGAGACCAAGATCAACGTTTCAATGCAAGAGTAGAAGCTGCTGGGCCTGATTCTGGTCCCCCCTCAATAAATCTTTCATCATCACCATTTCTTTTAGGCCACCCACTGCTACATGACGAAAACCCTAGCCAAAACCCTAGTTCTACTACACTTCTTCCATTCCAAGCTCCGCCAGCTTCTCCACACACGTCTGCAACCGCACTCCTACAAAAAGCAGCTCAAATGGGGGTGACTTTGAGCAAGCCCTTACAATCACCAGTAGTATCCATGCAAAGACCTTACTACTACCACCACCAGGCTCACATGTGTGGTTCCACAACTTTTGCCACGTCTAGAGCTAGGGGTTTGTCGGCACGTGAAGAGTTGGGAAGTAAGTTCACCCATAGTTTGTCATCTTTTGGGAATAAAGCTGGTGTCACCCCTGGTTTCTTGGAACAGGTGGCTAATGCAACAAAGAGTAGTGCAGTTGCTGGAGCCGGTGCTGCAGCTCCTAGTTCTCTACTCCATGATATGATGACTTCTTTATCTTGTACAAGTGAGCTAGAAGGGTCTTCATCTTTTGAACAGTCTTTCAATGGGACATGGATCACCAAAAGAAACAGCAAtaattttcaagaaaattataTCGATCGTCGTAATTTCTCAGAAACAAAAGAATCCCAATCATGCAGAAGTGATAATCATGAAGGTAAAGGAAGTGGTAGTAGTAGTAATAACATAGGAGGGAACGATAGGTTGACAAGAGATTTCTTGGGCCTTAAAGCTTTCCCACATACAGATATCCCCAACTTAGTAGGGCTTAATCATCACATAAATTCTTCTTCAGCATATGGGCAACCGAATCAGCACAGTGAAACACCATGGCAAGGTTAG